The Azospirillum brasilense genome window below encodes:
- a CDS encoding branched-chain amino acid ABC transporter permease, with translation MLLAYALSSGITSGALYALVAVGLVLCYRTTGHINFSHGELFMIGGFLAFTLHVMWELPYIVALLGAVAGSFVLGVLTDRVVYQPLIKAPPIAMVMATVGLSFVLKGIGRHFWGGQGEVVPFPPLVSPAPVLIGGVAVFPQQLVVIASVAVCMLLLTLFFTRTRAGKMMQATAENAHAAYLVGIRVERVYMLTWGAGAALAGVAAVFVAPLTLLTPDIGLSLLLKAFAATILGGLGSMTGAVIGGLLVGILEALAGTYIASSIQDVSAFIIILAVLVFRPTGLLGARARREV, from the coding sequence GTGCTGCTCGCCTATGCCTTGTCCTCGGGGATCACCAGCGGCGCGCTCTACGCGCTCGTCGCGGTCGGCCTCGTGCTCTGCTACCGGACCACCGGACACATCAACTTCTCGCACGGCGAGCTGTTCATGATCGGCGGCTTCCTCGCCTTCACCCTGCATGTGATGTGGGAGTTGCCCTACATCGTGGCGCTGCTGGGCGCAGTGGCCGGCTCGTTCGTGCTGGGCGTGCTCACCGACCGCGTCGTCTACCAGCCGCTCATCAAGGCGCCGCCGATCGCCATGGTCATGGCGACAGTCGGGCTGTCCTTCGTGCTGAAGGGCATCGGCCGCCATTTCTGGGGCGGCCAGGGCGAGGTGGTGCCCTTTCCGCCGCTGGTCAGCCCGGCCCCGGTCCTCATCGGCGGCGTCGCCGTGTTCCCTCAGCAGCTCGTGGTCATCGCCAGCGTGGCGGTGTGCATGCTGCTGCTGACGCTGTTCTTCACCCGGACGCGGGCCGGCAAGATGATGCAGGCCACCGCCGAGAACGCGCACGCCGCCTACCTCGTCGGCATCCGCGTCGAGCGCGTCTACATGCTGACCTGGGGGGCCGGGGCGGCGCTCGCCGGTGTGGCCGCGGTCTTCGTGGCGCCGCTCACCCTGCTCACCCCGGACATCGGGCTCAGCCTGCTGCTGAAGGCGTTCGCCGCCACCATCCTCGGCGGGTTGGGCAGCATGACCGGGGCGGTCATCGGCGGGCTCCTGGTCGGCATCCTCGAGGCGCTCGCCGGCACCTACATTGCCAGCAGCATCCAGGACGTCTCGGCCTTCATCATCATTCTGGCCGTCCTGGTGTTCCGGCCGACCGGCCTGCTGGGCGCCCGCGCCCGACGGGAGGTGTAA
- a CDS encoding branched-chain amino acid ABC transporter permease has product MVTLSNDPSAEPSAPRALRRRNLGRLVGRRPALAVGVLLFAVLPLVANPYQVYVGNLALIYVILAVGLNILLGLAGQLSFANGALFGVGAYATGLLRLDAGLPFWLALPAGTAITVAIGLAIALPALRLRGLYLALATIAFAQFALWTFVHWDSVTHGTAGFVMAPVDFTALGLRTTTGIYYLSLVLAVLLVAAAYGVMRSRIGRALVALRESEVAAESIAVDITRTKITAYTLTAVYAGVAGGLFAGLLNVVVPESFNLFQIVLQFCMVVVGGLGSIAGSAIAAVLLIGMQEGLRGMQDFQEIGLGLLLLVMLLFAPGGLVQALRRWLPGWTEPHSRGEED; this is encoded by the coding sequence ATGGTCACTCTGTCCAATGATCCTTCGGCCGAACCCTCGGCGCCCCGCGCCCTCAGGCGCCGCAACCTCGGCCGGCTGGTCGGCCGGCGCCCGGCGCTCGCCGTCGGCGTCCTGCTGTTCGCCGTGCTGCCGCTGGTGGCCAACCCCTATCAGGTCTATGTCGGCAATCTGGCGCTCATCTACGTGATCCTGGCCGTCGGCCTGAACATCCTGCTCGGCCTCGCCGGGCAGCTCTCCTTCGCCAACGGCGCCCTGTTCGGCGTCGGCGCCTACGCCACCGGCCTGCTCCGCCTCGACGCCGGCCTGCCCTTCTGGCTGGCCCTGCCCGCCGGCACCGCCATCACCGTGGCCATCGGGCTGGCGATCGCGCTGCCGGCGCTGCGCCTGCGCGGGCTCTATCTGGCGCTCGCCACCATCGCCTTCGCGCAGTTCGCGCTGTGGACCTTCGTGCACTGGGACTCGGTGACCCACGGCACGGCGGGCTTCGTCATGGCGCCGGTCGACTTCACCGCGCTTGGCCTGCGCACCACCACGGGCATCTACTATCTGAGCCTCGTCCTCGCCGTCCTGCTGGTGGCCGCGGCGTACGGCGTCATGCGGTCGCGCATCGGCCGCGCCCTGGTGGCCCTGCGCGAGAGCGAGGTGGCGGCGGAATCCATCGCGGTGGACATCACCCGCACCAAGATCACCGCCTACACGCTGACCGCCGTCTACGCCGGGGTGGCGGGCGGCCTGTTCGCCGGCCTGCTGAACGTGGTGGTGCCGGAGTCCTTCAACCTGTTCCAGATCGTCCTGCAGTTCTGCATGGTCGTCGTCGGCGGCCTCGGTTCGATCGCCGGGTCGGCGATCGCCGCCGTGCTGCTGATCGGCATGCAGGAGGGGCTGCGCGGCATGCAGGACTTCCAGGAGATCGGCCTCGGCCTGCTGCTGCTGGTCATGCTGCTGTTCGCGCCGGGCGGCCTCGTGCAGGCGCTGCGGCGCTGGCTGCCGGGGTGGACGGAACCGCACAGCCGAGGGGAGGAGGACTGA
- a CDS encoding ABC transporter ATP-binding protein — protein sequence MAELSIERLSLSFGGLAALSDVDIAVPAGEIRGIIGPNGAGKTTLLNVVSGLVRPTGGEIRLDGQPLTRLKASEVAARGVGRTFQTSLLFKGMTVLENVMAGMHQGLRASVLGAAIGLPGVLREERQARERAREALAFVGMLSFAERDGASLSFGQQRLVEIARSLVAEPKVLLLDEPAVGLSPPRVAELDELLRRIRDKRGITIIMVEHVIRLVMGVCDRITVLNSGRKIADGAPDAILADPFVKEAYLGKSPDADRA from the coding sequence ATGGCCGAACTCAGCATCGAACGCCTGTCGCTGTCGTTCGGCGGCCTCGCCGCGCTCAGCGACGTGGACATCGCGGTGCCGGCCGGCGAGATCCGCGGCATCATCGGCCCGAACGGCGCCGGCAAGACGACCCTGCTCAACGTCGTCTCCGGCCTGGTGCGTCCGACCGGGGGCGAGATCCGCCTGGACGGCCAGCCGCTCACCCGCCTCAAGGCCAGCGAAGTGGCCGCCCGCGGCGTCGGGCGCACCTTCCAGACCTCGCTCCTCTTCAAAGGGATGACGGTGCTTGAGAACGTCATGGCGGGGATGCACCAGGGACTGCGCGCCTCGGTGCTGGGCGCCGCCATCGGCCTGCCCGGCGTGCTCCGCGAGGAGCGGCAGGCCCGCGAGCGGGCGCGCGAGGCGCTGGCCTTCGTCGGGATGCTGTCCTTTGCCGAGCGTGACGGCGCCTCGCTGTCGTTCGGCCAGCAGCGTCTGGTGGAGATCGCCCGTTCGCTGGTTGCCGAGCCCAAGGTGCTGCTGCTGGACGAACCGGCGGTCGGCCTCAGCCCGCCGCGCGTCGCCGAGCTGGATGAACTGCTGCGCCGCATCCGCGACAAGCGCGGCATCACCATCATCATGGTGGAGCACGTCATCCGCCTGGTGATGGGCGTGTGCGACCGCATCACCGTTCTGAACTCGGGGCGGAAGATCGCCGACGGCGCGCCGGACGCCATCCTCGCCGACCCGTTCGTCAAGGAAGCCTATCTTGGAAAGAGCCCCGATGCTGACCGTGCGTAA
- a CDS encoding ABC transporter ATP-binding protein: protein MLTVRNLSVWYGLSEVLRDVTFSVPRGEVVALLGGNGAGKTTLLKTLSGLVKPRGGAVEFDERPIAGLHPHDIVTKGVIQVPQGRFVWPSMTVADNLALGAAARHDKAGIAADLERVYDFFPRLRERRSVPAGTMSGGEQQMVAIGRALMARPRILLMDEPSHGLSPRLVQEMIEVIRRLNGEGMTIFLIEQNIGVPAAVAGTTYVLANGAIAFQTHGSKVADDPEVLSSYLGGGRH, encoded by the coding sequence ATGCTGACCGTGCGTAACCTGAGCGTCTGGTACGGCCTCAGCGAGGTCCTGCGCGACGTCACCTTCTCGGTCCCGCGCGGCGAGGTCGTCGCGCTGCTCGGCGGCAACGGCGCCGGCAAGACGACGCTGCTGAAGACGCTGAGCGGCCTGGTCAAGCCGCGCGGCGGCGCGGTGGAGTTCGACGAGCGGCCCATCGCCGGCCTGCACCCGCACGACATCGTCACCAAGGGCGTGATCCAGGTGCCGCAGGGCCGCTTCGTCTGGCCGAGCATGACGGTCGCCGACAACCTCGCCCTCGGCGCCGCGGCGCGCCACGACAAGGCCGGCATCGCCGCCGACCTGGAGCGCGTCTACGACTTCTTCCCCCGCCTGCGCGAGCGGCGGAGCGTGCCGGCGGGCACCATGAGCGGCGGCGAACAGCAGATGGTGGCGATCGGGCGCGCGTTGATGGCGCGGCCGCGAATCCTGCTGATGGACGAGCCGTCGCACGGCCTGTCCCCGCGGCTGGTCCAGGAAATGATCGAGGTGATCCGGCGGCTCAACGGGGAAGGCATGACCATCTTCCTCATCGAGCAGAACATCGGCGTCCCGGCGGCGGTCGCCGGCACCACCTATGTGCTCGCCAACGGCGCGATCGCCTTCCAGACCCACGGCTCGAAGGTCGCCGACGACCCGGAAGTGCTGAGCAGCTATCTCGGTGGCGGTCGCCATTGA
- a CDS encoding formylglycine-generating enzyme family protein, which translates to MSDRTPILPVLAALLAAAAAPALAAEPVKPASPVKPASPVKPDWAEALYNPQPDKEDLVLPMPCGGAMTFRKVAVPAEGVLDDRRVELGGGEAKFAYSENSRRDYVAGGFTEAKTRNLRFFYLGKYEVTRQQFDALSGGACAEPDEEARLPKVQVTWAEAVAFSGAYATWLVKNATDRLPAEEGASGFVRLPTEAEWEFAARGGIAVSDSVFVQPAFPMPEGPARYVWFQGSESANNELNAVGLLKPNPLGLYDMLGNAGEFVLDPFRLNKLSRLHGQAGGQTVKGGDFRTPLADIRSAAREEFVPVDKRGERRSPSTGFRLALAAPSLPTTQRIGTVRKAWEDLPKAAAAAIAGPQDDPVKEVEVLRAAVEDPALKQRIGNLSTVIKSSIQTSNEQRARAARSEIRVGAYLARKLADDKRIIATKERQIEALSTANQQLKDGIRRALEADRAALDFNLGYYIDTLTQLNAEYPENLMLAQAEGLKREFEARDLAALNGFIDLCIRHAARLRADGKLDRPNTLGEIPAP; encoded by the coding sequence GTGTCTGACCGCACACCGATCCTGCCCGTGCTGGCGGCGCTGCTTGCCGCCGCCGCCGCCCCTGCGCTGGCCGCCGAGCCGGTCAAGCCAGCCTCACCGGTCAAGCCAGCCTCACCGGTCAAGCCAGACTGGGCGGAAGCCCTCTACAACCCGCAGCCGGACAAGGAGGATCTGGTCCTTCCCATGCCCTGCGGCGGCGCCATGACCTTCCGCAAGGTGGCTGTGCCGGCCGAGGGCGTTCTGGATGACCGGCGCGTCGAGCTGGGCGGCGGCGAGGCGAAGTTCGCCTATTCCGAAAACAGCCGGCGCGACTATGTGGCCGGCGGCTTCACCGAAGCCAAGACCCGGAATCTGCGCTTCTTCTATCTCGGCAAATACGAGGTGACGCGCCAGCAGTTCGACGCGCTGTCGGGCGGCGCCTGCGCCGAGCCGGACGAGGAGGCCCGCCTGCCCAAGGTGCAGGTGACCTGGGCGGAGGCCGTGGCCTTCTCCGGCGCCTACGCCACGTGGCTGGTCAAGAACGCGACCGACCGCCTGCCGGCCGAGGAGGGCGCGTCCGGCTTCGTCCGCCTGCCCACCGAGGCGGAGTGGGAATTCGCCGCGCGTGGCGGCATCGCGGTGTCGGACAGCGTCTTCGTGCAGCCCGCCTTCCCGATGCCGGAGGGGCCGGCGCGCTACGTCTGGTTCCAGGGCAGCGAGTCCGCCAACAACGAGCTGAACGCCGTCGGCCTGCTGAAGCCAAACCCGCTCGGCCTGTACGACATGCTGGGCAACGCCGGTGAGTTCGTGCTCGACCCCTTCCGCCTGAACAAGCTGTCGCGGCTGCACGGGCAGGCCGGCGGCCAGACGGTGAAGGGCGGCGACTTCCGCACCCCGCTGGCCGACATCCGCAGCGCCGCGCGGGAGGAGTTCGTCCCGGTCGACAAGCGCGGTGAGCGCCGATCCCCCTCCACCGGGTTCCGCCTCGCTCTCGCCGCCCCGAGCCTGCCCACCACCCAGCGCATCGGCACGGTGCGCAAGGCGTGGGAGGATCTGCCGAAGGCCGCGGCGGCGGCCATCGCCGGGCCCCAGGACGACCCGGTCAAGGAGGTCGAGGTGCTCCGCGCGGCGGTCGAGGACCCGGCCCTCAAGCAGCGCATCGGAAACCTGTCCACCGTCATCAAGTCCAGCATCCAGACCAGCAACGAGCAGCGCGCCCGCGCCGCCCGCAGCGAGATCCGCGTCGGCGCCTACCTCGCCCGCAAGCTGGCCGACGACAAGCGCATCATCGCCACCAAGGAACGCCAGATCGAGGCGCTGTCGACCGCCAACCAGCAGCTCAAGGACGGCATCCGCCGGGCGCTGGAGGCCGACCGCGCGGCGCTCGACTTCAACCTCGGCTACTACATCGACACGCTCACGCAGCTGAACGCCGAGTACCCGGAAAACCTGATGCTGGCCCAGGCCGAGGGGCTGAAGCGCGAGTTCGAGGCGCGCGACCTCGCGGCGCTCAACGGCTTCATCGACCTTTGCATCCGGCACGCGGCCCGCCTGCGCGCCGACGGGAAGCTCGACCGCCCCAACACGCTGGGGGAAATCCCGGCGCCATGA
- a CDS encoding FtsX-like permease family protein — protein MMARIAQLFRLALADLRVEWPIALCQVIAIAAVLTPLLVLAGLQQGAIGTLIDRLNRDPAMRLVVPEVTGGHRFDHAWFAAMAARPEVDFVMPATRQIAGQIDLLRDEASGDQSGGQPNGRGEARVTLLPTAPGDPVTGPHAAAAAMDGVILSFRAAGRLGVMPGAVVTAYAERTRGGKAEPLAFPLRVVAVLPAQRDGGMSAFATLPLVQAVQDFRDGKAAPALGATAGDPAGPAADYPLFRLYARSIRDVQALAADFQANGIAVATRHAEIASTLTLDRNLRAILLIIATLSVAGYVVAVTASQWGNLRRKRRDLAILNLTGYGSGWLVAFPVAQAAILALVGSLVAAAAFAGAAATINGHFQESIASGEAACRLGAPDLLAAAALTLALSLLPAAAIGLACRRIETSEELRSV, from the coding sequence ATGATGGCGCGCATCGCCCAGCTCTTCCGCCTCGCGCTGGCCGACCTGCGGGTCGAATGGCCCATCGCGCTGTGCCAGGTGATCGCCATCGCCGCCGTGCTGACACCGTTGCTGGTGCTGGCGGGCTTGCAGCAGGGGGCCATCGGCACGCTGATCGACCGGCTGAACCGCGACCCGGCCATGCGCCTCGTCGTGCCGGAAGTGACCGGCGGCCACCGCTTCGACCACGCGTGGTTCGCCGCCATGGCGGCGCGCCCCGAGGTGGATTTCGTCATGCCCGCCACCCGCCAGATCGCCGGCCAGATCGACCTGCTGCGCGACGAGGCATCGGGGGACCAGTCCGGCGGCCAACCCAACGGACGGGGTGAAGCGCGCGTCACGCTGCTGCCCACCGCCCCCGGCGACCCGGTGACCGGGCCGCACGCCGCGGCGGCGGCCATGGACGGCGTGATCCTCAGTTTCCGCGCCGCCGGCCGGTTGGGCGTGATGCCGGGCGCCGTGGTGACCGCCTACGCCGAGCGCACGCGCGGCGGCAAGGCCGAGCCGCTGGCCTTCCCCCTGCGCGTCGTGGCCGTGCTGCCCGCGCAGCGCGACGGCGGGATGAGCGCCTTCGCCACCCTGCCGCTGGTGCAGGCGGTGCAGGACTTCCGCGACGGGAAAGCGGCACCGGCGCTCGGCGCCACGGCGGGCGACCCGGCCGGGCCGGCCGCCGACTACCCGCTGTTCCGGCTCTACGCCCGCTCGATCCGCGACGTGCAGGCGCTGGCGGCCGACTTCCAGGCCAACGGCATCGCCGTAGCCACCCGCCATGCCGAGATCGCCTCCACCCTGACGCTGGACCGCAACCTGCGCGCCATCCTGCTGATCATCGCGACCCTGTCGGTGGCCGGCTACGTGGTGGCGGTGACCGCCAGCCAGTGGGGCAATCTGCGCCGCAAGCGGCGCGATCTGGCGATCCTCAACCTCACCGGCTACGGCAGCGGCTGGCTGGTCGCCTTCCCCGTGGCGCAGGCGGCCATCCTGGCGCTGGTCGGCAGCCTCGTCGCCGCGGCGGCCTTCGCCGGGGCGGCGGCGACCATCAACGGGCATTTCCAGGAGAGCATCGCGTCGGGCGAGGCGGCCTGCCGGCTCGGCGCGCCGGACCTGCTGGCGGCGGCGGCGCTGACGCTCGCCCTGTCGCTCCTGCCCGCGGCGGCCATCGGGCTCGCCTGCCGCCGCATCGAAACCAGCGAGGAGCTGCGCAGTGTCTGA
- a CDS encoding ABC transporter ATP-binding protein — MTAPLVDLQDCVHERAAGSDRFRLAVERFTLCPGDQIALVGPSGCGKSTTLDLLSLIVAPTRAGRFTLRMPQAGMLAEPVDVMALWRRGARDRLTALRAAHMGYVLQTGGLVPFLSVRENVLLTRRALGLPCPGPAVTLMETLGVAELGRRLPRQISIGQRQRVAIARALAHQPAVILADEPTASLDPSLAEGTMKLLSAVARFQKAALVVVTHDHRLAERTGLTVVECRTGAGASVVRHDSAKAEAAA; from the coding sequence ATGACGGCGCCGCTCGTCGATCTTCAGGACTGTGTCCACGAACGCGCCGCCGGAAGCGACCGGTTCCGGCTGGCGGTGGAGCGCTTCACCCTGTGCCCCGGCGACCAGATCGCCCTGGTCGGCCCGAGCGGCTGCGGCAAGAGCACGACCCTCGACCTGCTCTCGCTGATTGTCGCCCCCACGCGGGCCGGGCGCTTCACGCTGCGCATGCCCCAGGCCGGAATGCTGGCCGAGCCCGTTGACGTGATGGCGTTGTGGCGTCGCGGGGCGCGCGACCGCCTGACCGCGCTGCGCGCCGCCCACATGGGCTATGTTCTTCAAACCGGCGGGCTGGTGCCGTTCCTGTCGGTGCGCGAGAACGTGCTGCTGACGCGCCGGGCGCTCGGTCTGCCCTGCCCCGGCCCGGCGGTGACGCTCATGGAGACGCTGGGGGTGGCCGAGCTGGGGCGCCGTCTCCCCCGGCAGATCTCCATCGGGCAGCGCCAGCGCGTCGCCATCGCCCGCGCCTTGGCGCACCAGCCGGCGGTGATCCTCGCCGACGAGCCGACCGCGTCGCTCGACCCGTCGCTGGCCGAGGGAACCATGAAACTGCTGAGCGCCGTCGCCCGCTTCCAGAAGGCGGCGCTGGTGGTGGTCACCCACGACCATCGCTTGGCCGAGCGGACCGGCCTCACCGTGGTGGAATGCCGGACCGGCGCCGGAGCGAGCGTGGTTCGCCACGACTCCGCAAAGGCCGAGGCGGCGGCATGA
- a CDS encoding vWA domain-containing protein, whose protein sequence is MTAASFRVLAAALGVALLAGTAAPALAQATGKRTPLLIEGKTALHQRVLTRPGAVLAASPGGTGKTVPPMFVFFVYDRKEQGGKSFLEVGADSEGKTAGWVEASDTIPWRHTLVMAFTNPANRERVLFFKDRKGLVDLLNSDRLLVDAEAARQQVASGAVPADSPIISAEPETFIDLQKQFYLLPILEANSTVLKSGFRVRTVRVASVTKEKAEPLAPTPSRRGNPEAELADFRSGVVFLVDATSSMQPYIDRARTAIEQVFQQVEAAKLNDRVRFGMIGYRDDPQKSKGVEYLTRTFADPNSTATKSAFFDSVKGVSASTASTRAFAEDGYAGLEQAIRKIDWKPFGGRYVIWFTDASSREGTSPLASTGLSTAQIRQLALENRIAIYVLHLQTAEGRNDHQTARSQYERLSNFPNVGSLYFPVEAGDAEAFRSQVQRLSELLVNQVKTAQAAAKPDAQPATPADDRMAKAAEDVGKAMRLAYLGEVQGTKAPAMFEAWASDRDFRKPDIASFSVRVLLTKNQISDLQATLRKVVEAGERGQIDPGDFFNQLRSAAAAMGRDPNRIAQGKARNLEETGLMGEYLEGLPYQSRIMSIDPDGWARMGVGEQQAIIDDVKSKVALYQRFHDDVDRWVTLHDKASAGDAVYPVPLDSLP, encoded by the coding sequence ATGACCGCCGCATCCTTCCGTGTCCTGGCCGCCGCCCTCGGCGTCGCCCTGCTGGCCGGCACCGCCGCGCCCGCGCTCGCGCAGGCCACCGGCAAGCGCACGCCGCTGCTGATCGAGGGCAAGACCGCGCTGCACCAGCGGGTGCTGACCCGGCCGGGCGCGGTGCTGGCCGCCTCCCCCGGCGGCACCGGCAAAACCGTGCCACCGATGTTCGTCTTCTTCGTCTACGACCGCAAGGAGCAGGGCGGGAAGAGCTTCCTGGAGGTGGGCGCGGACAGCGAGGGCAAGACCGCCGGCTGGGTGGAAGCCTCCGACACCATCCCCTGGCGCCACACGCTGGTGATGGCCTTCACCAACCCGGCCAACCGCGAGCGGGTGCTGTTCTTCAAGGACCGCAAGGGCCTCGTCGACCTGCTGAATTCCGACCGGCTGCTGGTCGATGCCGAGGCCGCGCGCCAGCAGGTGGCGTCCGGCGCGGTGCCGGCCGACAGCCCGATCATTTCGGCCGAGCCGGAGACCTTCATCGATCTCCAGAAGCAGTTCTACCTGCTGCCGATCCTCGAGGCGAACTCGACGGTGCTGAAATCCGGCTTCCGGGTGCGCACGGTGCGCGTCGCCTCCGTGACCAAGGAGAAGGCGGAGCCGCTGGCCCCCACCCCCTCCCGCCGCGGCAATCCCGAAGCGGAACTGGCCGACTTCCGGTCCGGCGTGGTGTTCCTGGTCGACGCCACCTCCTCCATGCAGCCTTACATCGATCGGGCGCGCACGGCCATCGAGCAGGTTTTCCAGCAGGTCGAGGCCGCCAAGCTGAACGACCGCGTCCGCTTCGGCATGATCGGCTATCGCGACGACCCGCAGAAGTCCAAGGGGGTCGAGTATCTGACCCGCACCTTCGCCGACCCCAACAGCACGGCGACCAAGTCGGCCTTCTTCGACTCGGTCAAGGGCGTGTCGGCCTCCACCGCCTCCACCCGCGCCTTCGCCGAGGACGGCTACGCCGGGCTGGAGCAGGCGATCCGCAAGATCGACTGGAAGCCGTTCGGCGGCCGCTACGTCATCTGGTTCACCGACGCCAGCTCGCGCGAAGGCACGTCGCCGCTGGCCAGCACCGGCCTGTCCACGGCGCAGATCCGCCAGCTCGCGCTGGAGAACCGCATCGCCATCTACGTGCTGCACCTTCAGACCGCCGAGGGGCGCAACGACCATCAGACCGCCCGGTCCCAATATGAGCGGCTGAGCAACTTCCCCAACGTCGGCTCCCTCTATTTCCCGGTGGAGGCCGGCGACGCCGAGGCCTTCCGCAGCCAGGTGCAGCGCCTGTCCGAGCTGCTGGTCAATCAGGTGAAGACCGCCCAGGCGGCAGCCAAGCCCGACGCGCAGCCCGCCACCCCGGCGGACGACCGCATGGCGAAGGCGGCGGAGGACGTGGGCAAGGCGATGCGACTGGCCTACCTCGGCGAGGTGCAGGGCACCAAGGCGCCGGCCATGTTCGAGGCGTGGGCGTCCGACCGCGATTTCCGCAAGCCGGACATCGCGTCCTTCAGCGTGCGCGTCCTGCTGACCAAGAACCAGATCAGCGATCTCCAGGCCACGCTGCGCAAGGTGGTGGAGGCCGGCGAACGTGGGCAGATCGACCCCGGCGACTTCTTCAACCAGCTGCGCAGCGCCGCCGCCGCCATGGGGCGCGACCCCAACCGCATCGCCCAGGGCAAGGCGCGCAACCTGGAGGAAACCGGCCTGATGGGCGAGTATCTGGAGGGCCTGCCCTACCAGAGCCGCATCATGTCCATCGACCCGGACGGCTGGGCCCGCATGGGGGTGGGGGAGCAGCAGGCGATCATCGACGACGTGAAGTCGAAGGTGGCGCTGTACCAGCGCTTCCACGACGACGTGGACCGCTGGGTGACGCTGCACGACAAGGCCTCGGCCGGCGACGCGGTCTATCCCGTGCCGCTCGACAGCCTGCCTTGA
- a CDS encoding tetratricopeptide repeat protein, whose amino-acid sequence MPARATQPSTYPGGRALIEVIGPPDRFPDPVEICLLHQMGGVDKAKHLDPRTPDDPWKSAVFWFPPETVARAEGRLSFDLDHGVTAHLRPNIPYVMRVRGAGGAVVEERLVWKAIRGKSTPPVWTPPKGPEWPKETKGEAPAGPAEPQEPQKPQEIHIPADIETGPPPTGPVGTGKAPPWGAIAAGVLLLAALAGGGWFLMQNGESEPAPVAEAAKPALPPALPPPTVEEARKLVQQGTPAGDAYAAGERFRQAKALDGAFLLFRHAAERGSAEAAIALGAMYDPATHSAETSPLPSANPTQAAEWYRRAAEAGDAEAQFRYGRLLMSGKTDDPQGPDAGLAWLRKAADQGHAQAKEALPK is encoded by the coding sequence ATGCCCGCGCGCGCGACCCAACCCTCCACCTACCCCGGCGGCCGAGCCCTGATCGAGGTGATCGGCCCGCCCGACCGCTTTCCCGACCCGGTCGAGATCTGCCTGCTGCACCAGATGGGCGGAGTGGACAAGGCCAAGCACCTCGATCCGCGCACGCCGGACGATCCCTGGAAAAGCGCCGTCTTCTGGTTTCCACCTGAGACTGTCGCGCGCGCCGAGGGCCGGCTGTCCTTCGACCTCGACCACGGGGTGACGGCCCATCTGCGCCCGAACATCCCCTATGTGATGCGGGTGCGCGGCGCCGGAGGGGCCGTGGTCGAGGAACGGCTGGTGTGGAAGGCCATCCGCGGCAAGTCCACCCCGCCCGTGTGGACGCCGCCGAAGGGACCGGAATGGCCGAAGGAGACGAAAGGGGAAGCGCCGGCCGGTCCGGCGGAACCGCAGGAGCCCCAGAAACCCCAGGAGATCCATATCCCGGCCGACATCGAGACGGGACCGCCTCCCACCGGGCCCGTCGGCACCGGCAAGGCACCCCCCTGGGGCGCCATCGCCGCGGGGGTGCTGCTGCTGGCCGCGCTCGCCGGCGGCGGCTGGTTCCTCATGCAGAACGGGGAGTCCGAACCGGCACCGGTCGCCGAGGCCGCCAAGCCCGCCCTGCCGCCCGCCCTGCCGCCGCCGACGGTCGAGGAGGCCCGTAAGCTGGTGCAGCAGGGCACGCCGGCCGGCGACGCCTACGCGGCCGGGGAGCGGTTCCGGCAGGCCAAGGCGCTGGACGGCGCCTTCCTGCTGTTCCGCCACGCCGCCGAGCGCGGCAGCGCCGAGGCGGCGATCGCGCTGGGCGCGATGTACGACCCCGCCACCCATTCCGCCGAAACCAGCCCGCTGCCCTCGGCCAACCCGACCCAGGCCGCCGAGTGGTACCGCCGCGCCGCCGAGGCCGGCGATGCCGAAGCGCAGTTCCGTTACGGCCGGCTGCTGATGAGCGGCAAGACCGACGACCCGCAGGGGCCGGACGCCGGCCTCGCATGGCTGCGCAAGGCGGCCGACCAGGGGCACGCACAGGCCAAGGAGGCACTGCCGAAATGA